In Thermoplasmata archaeon, a single genomic region encodes these proteins:
- a CDS encoding M28 family peptidase: MRSARRRGLLALTGLLLVLLLVLLATALPGVILKPPRAHFILRIDPGVGLNAVARLISLGPRLTGSMAEGSGAEYIAQEFRAAGLTGVEILEYNVTCYEITRASLALVQYTRGPMGLIPNPMVSPLVFQHKTDFTIGGYSGSRTHVRWTDDLEVVDVGNGSDPSAYSTTGLRGKAVIATNDGELDNTGLLLMAWEHGASACIIHNVVVNKEIGYPAIGFNHNAKDPSGHWIPLPENYTDGGPDIPSIMVSREAGQIIKEGIAKNSRVRVDVEVVIEKRPCRVVVGDKKGSGQPDKLIMVGAHHDTVYCSPGAVDNTVGVACTIAIAQRIAKLHTEKTVRFITFGGEEEGLLGSYEYYKEHVDTLKGKLEMMLNLDMSHVDKKRDHRLPIVVSEEQYIPVLEEIKREAFEQLPQLSGYEVSFHRGNLTSSSDMATFALEGYKVASCWGSGCWEYHTPKDTPEHINPESFLLVGAIYGSFVLHLAGATD; encoded by the coding sequence GTGCGCTCTGCGAGACGCAGGGGCCTTCTGGCACTGACCGGCCTTCTCCTCGTCCTCCTGTTGGTGCTCCTCGCAACTGCCCTCCCTGGCGTAATCCTCAAGCCTCCCCGAGCTCATTTTATTCTAAGAATTGACCCGGGTGTAGGCCTAAACGCCGTCGCCCGTCTCATCAGTCTAGGGCCCAGGCTGACCGGGAGCATGGCAGAGGGCTCGGGGGCGGAGTACATCGCCCAGGAGTTCAGGGCCGCCGGTCTAACTGGCGTGGAAATCCTGGAGTACAATGTAACATGCTATGAAATCACCCGCGCCTCCCTCGCTCTCGTCCAGTACACGCGAGGTCCGATGGGCCTCATCCCGAACCCCATGGTCTCACCCCTGGTTTTCCAGCACAAAACCGACTTCACAATAGGCGGCTACTCCGGCTCCCGGACCCACGTCCGCTGGACCGACGACCTAGAGGTCGTGGACGTCGGCAACGGCTCCGACCCATCGGCCTACTCGACGACCGGTCTCCGCGGAAAGGCCGTAATTGCCACAAATGACGGCGAGCTGGACAACACCGGTCTCCTACTAATGGCGTGGGAGCACGGCGCGTCAGCCTGCATTATTCACAATGTTGTGGTAAATAAAGAAATCGGCTATCCTGCAATAGGGTTCAATCACAATGCCAAGGACCCCTCCGGCCACTGGATTCCCCTCCCCGAGAACTACACGGACGGAGGTCCTGACATTCCATCGATAATGGTCTCGCGCGAGGCGGGCCAGATTATCAAGGAGGGCATCGCCAAGAACTCAAGGGTTCGGGTGGATGTGGAGGTCGTCATCGAGAAAAGGCCCTGCCGCGTTGTCGTGGGGGACAAAAAAGGGTCCGGGCAGCCAGACAAGCTCATAATGGTCGGCGCCCACCACGACACCGTCTACTGCAGCCCGGGCGCTGTCGACAACACGGTCGGGGTCGCCTGCACAATTGCGATAGCGCAGCGCATCGCAAAGCTCCACACGGAGAAGACCGTACGCTTCATCACCTTCGGGGGGGAGGAAGAAGGGTTACTGGGCTCGTACGAATATTATAAAGAGCACGTGGATACCCTGAAGGGAAAGCTGGAGATGATGCTCAACCTCGATATGTCTCATGTCGACAAAAAGAGGGACCACAGGCTGCCAATAGTGGTCTCGGAGGAGCAGTACATCCCGGTGCTCGAGGAAATAAAAAGAGAGGCTTTTGAGCAGCTTCCCCAGCTATCCGGATATGAAGTCTCCTTTCACAGAGGGAATCTCACATCATCTAGTGACATGGCCACATTCGCCCTTGAGGGCTATAAAGTGGCGTCGTGTTGGGGAAGCGGATGCTGGGAATACCACACCCCCAAGGACACACCCGAGCATATCAACCCCGAATCCTTCCTTCTCGTGGGGGCAATTTATGGCTCATTTGTCCTGCATCTCGCCGGGGCTACGGATTGA
- a CDS encoding pyridoxal phosphate-dependent aminotransferase, whose translation MSKTGVSVGYRFSARSGSVEESGIRKMLGMARPGAINLSIGEPNFDPPENVREALKRALDENRNNYGPSAGIPALRDAIAERLRRLWREVRRENIVVTVGATEALFAVAYILYERGDEVLVPDPGFVLYAAHAKMHGATPVPYPLKEENGYLPIDEELKELITPRTRAIVVNSPSNPTGRTLSADDVKAICDLSRDHDLAIISDEVYDELVFDGRHESFLGAGEKVIYINSFSKTYSTTGWRLGYVAADEEVAKRVERISYHLVACPPTITQYSGLEALQPRTMEFVKAMVEEFRARRDLMVKGLNAIKGFRCLSPEGGIYVFPAFSFNLSSHELAMRLVEGGVLTVPGSAFGKMGEGHLRICLGAKRAELEEGLRRIEAATAGLSRTY comes from the coding sequence ATGAGTAAAACGGGTGTCTCCGTGGGGTACAGGTTCTCCGCCCGCTCGGGAAGCGTTGAGGAGTCGGGTATAAGGAAGATGCTGGGGATGGCGAGACCCGGAGCGATAAACCTGAGCATTGGCGAGCCGAATTTCGATCCGCCCGAGAACGTCCGTGAGGCTCTGAAGAGAGCTCTCGACGAGAACAGGAACAACTATGGACCCTCAGCCGGAATTCCCGCGCTGCGTGATGCGATCGCGGAGCGCTTGCGGAGGCTCTGGAGGGAGGTCCGGCGGGAGAACATCGTGGTCACGGTCGGCGCGACGGAGGCCCTTTTCGCCGTGGCTTATATCCTGTATGAGAGAGGGGACGAGGTTCTGGTTCCGGATCCGGGCTTCGTTCTTTATGCCGCTCACGCCAAAATGCATGGCGCCACTCCAGTGCCCTACCCCTTGAAGGAGGAGAACGGCTACCTGCCCATCGACGAAGAGCTCAAGGAGCTCATCACCCCACGCACTAGGGCCATCGTCGTGAACTCACCATCGAATCCCACCGGCCGGACATTAAGCGCGGATGACGTCAAAGCGATTTGCGACCTGAGCAGGGACCACGACCTCGCGATCATCTCGGACGAGGTCTACGACGAGCTCGTGTTCGACGGGAGGCACGAGTCCTTCCTAGGGGCGGGAGAGAAGGTGATATACATCAACTCCTTCTCCAAGACCTACTCGACCACGGGCTGGAGGCTCGGCTATGTAGCCGCGGACGAGGAGGTGGCGAAGAGGGTGGAGAGGATCAGCTATCACCTTGTGGCGTGCCCGCCAACAATTACGCAGTATTCCGGTCTTGAAGCTCTCCAGCCCCGGACGATGGAGTTCGTCAAGGCGATGGTTGAGGAGTTCAGGGCAAGGAGGGACCTCATGGTCAAAGGCCTAAACGCCATAAAGGGCTTCAGGTGCCTCAGCCCCGAAGGGGGGATATACGTCTTTCCCGCCTTCTCCTTCAATCTCTCGTCGCATGAGCTGGCGATGAGGCTTGTGGAGGGAGGAGTCCTAACGGTTCCCGGCAGCGCATTCGGGAAGATGGGCGAGGGGCACCTCAGAATCTGTCTGGGCGCGAAGCGCGCCGAGCTGGAGGAGGGGCTGAGGCGCATCGAGGCCGCGACGGCTGGGCTGAGCAGAACCTACTGA
- a CDS encoding vitamin B12-dependent ribonucleotide reductase — protein sequence MEVSPNGKAVLERRYLKRDNEGRVVETPEELVWRVARTIASAERIYGKNEEEVEALAAEFYKIMARLEFLPNSPTLMNAGRELGQLSACFVLPIEDSMESIFDALKQTALIHKSGGGTGFSFSRLRPAHDIVASTKGVSSGPISFMEVFNAATEAIKQGGTRRGANMGCLRVDHPDILEFITCKRQSDRLNNFNISVLITDSFMRALERNEEYDLINPRTKRAEKRYSARKVFELIVDSAWRNGEPGVIFIDRINADNPTPALGEIESTNPCGEQPLLPYESCNLGSINLARMVRTVDGRTEVDWEKLRATVRLAVRFLDDVIDVNRYPFEQIEKMTKGNRKIGLGVMGFADLLFLLDISYNSEEALTLGERLMQFIDDEAFAMSVELGREKGSFPNFEKSIYSSKVKHLRNATRTTIAPTGTISIIAGCSSGIEPLFAIVFVRRVMDGTELVEVNPIFERRIKEAGLYSEELMREIARRGSLRELTQLPEELRRVFVTAHDVPPSQHIKMQAAFQRHTNNAVSKTVNFPHSATPADIEEVYLMAYKLGCKGVTVYRDRSRAAQVLNIGEPARDEEKGQERAQEKRITPRPRPIETTGVTLKTGTGCGNLYITINRDESGMCEVFATMGKSGGCAASQIEAIGRLTSLALRAGVDPGSIVKQLKGIRCPSPLLGRGGMTYSCADAIGKAIERAMRREEGVVQEPPQETTLDAFATHTNSTGGNVVGACPECGGPLTHEAGCMVCKFCGYSKCG from the coding sequence ATGGAGGTATCGCCCAATGGCAAGGCGGTGCTGGAAAGGAGGTACCTTAAGAGGGACAATGAGGGGAGGGTGGTCGAAACCCCGGAGGAGCTCGTGTGGCGCGTGGCGCGGACCATAGCCTCGGCCGAGAGGATTTATGGAAAGAACGAGGAAGAGGTCGAGGCCTTGGCCGCCGAGTTCTATAAAATTATGGCCCGGCTCGAGTTTCTGCCCAATAGCCCGACCCTGATGAACGCCGGGAGGGAGCTCGGTCAGCTCTCCGCATGCTTTGTTCTCCCGATCGAGGATTCGATGGAGAGCATATTCGACGCGCTCAAGCAGACCGCCCTGATACACAAGAGCGGCGGAGGCACGGGCTTCTCCTTCTCGCGCCTCCGGCCGGCCCACGACATCGTCGCGTCCACAAAGGGCGTCTCTAGTGGCCCGATATCCTTCATGGAGGTCTTCAACGCCGCCACTGAAGCGATAAAGCAAGGAGGGACAAGAAGAGGCGCCAACATGGGCTGCCTGAGGGTGGACCACCCGGACATACTCGAGTTCATAACCTGCAAGAGGCAGAGCGACCGGCTGAACAACTTCAACATATCGGTCCTAATCACCGACAGCTTTATGAGGGCGCTGGAGAGAAACGAAGAATATGATCTCATCAACCCCAGGACAAAGAGGGCAGAGAAGCGCTACTCTGCGAGAAAGGTGTTTGAGCTGATTGTGGACTCTGCCTGGAGAAACGGGGAGCCGGGCGTTATATTCATCGATAGAATCAACGCAGACAACCCTACACCTGCGCTGGGTGAGATCGAGAGCACGAACCCCTGCGGGGAGCAGCCCCTTCTCCCGTACGAATCGTGCAACCTCGGCTCCATAAACCTCGCTCGAATGGTCAGGACCGTGGACGGGAGGACTGAGGTTGACTGGGAGAAGCTGCGCGCGACCGTTAGGCTCGCAGTCAGGTTCCTGGACGATGTTATTGACGTCAACCGCTACCCCTTCGAGCAGATAGAGAAAATGACCAAGGGGAACAGGAAAATAGGCCTAGGCGTGATGGGCTTCGCCGACCTGCTTTTCCTCCTTGACATCTCCTACAACTCGGAAGAGGCGCTAACGCTCGGTGAGAGACTCATGCAATTCATTGACGATGAGGCCTTCGCAATGTCGGTGGAGCTGGGGAGGGAGAAGGGTAGCTTCCCCAACTTTGAGAAGTCGATTTACTCCTCAAAGGTCAAGCACCTGCGAAACGCCACGCGCACCACCATTGCCCCCACGGGGACCATCAGCATAATCGCTGGTTGCTCTAGCGGTATTGAGCCCCTCTTTGCAATCGTCTTTGTCCGGAGGGTGATGGATGGAACCGAGCTTGTGGAGGTCAACCCGATATTCGAGCGGAGAATAAAGGAGGCGGGGCTCTATAGCGAGGAGCTGATGAGGGAGATTGCCAGGAGGGGCAGCCTGCGAGAGCTCACGCAGTTGCCCGAGGAACTCAGGAGGGTCTTCGTCACCGCCCACGACGTCCCCCCCTCCCAGCACATCAAGATGCAGGCAGCCTTCCAGAGGCACACCAACAATGCGGTATCAAAAACGGTGAACTTCCCCCACTCCGCCACTCCCGCCGACATTGAGGAAGTCTACCTGATGGCCTACAAACTAGGCTGCAAGGGCGTCACGGTATACCGGGACAGGAGCCGCGCGGCTCAGGTCCTGAACATAGGTGAGCCTGCGCGGGATGAGGAGAAAGGGCAGGAGAGGGCTCAGGAGAAGAGAATAACACCGAGACCACGGCCGATCGAGACCACGGGCGTGACCTTGAAGACGGGGACGGGCTGCGGGAACCTGTATATAACAATTAACAGAGACGAGAGCGGGATGTGCGAGGTGTTCGCCACGATGGGCAAGTCGGGCGGCTGCGCCGCGTCTCAGATAGAAGCGATTGGCAGGCTCACCTCACTGGCCCTGAGAGCAGGCGTGGACCCGGGCTCAATAGTGAAGCAGCTCAAAGGAATCAGATGCCCGTCCCCCCTCCTCGGACGTGGAGGAATGACGTACTCCTGCGCCGATGCGATTGGAAAGGCGATAGAGAGGGCGATGAGGAGGGAGGAGGGGGTTGTGCAGGAACCTCCGCAGGAGACCACCCTGGACGCATTCGCAACCCACACCAATAGCACTGGGGGGAACGTCGTCGGCGCCTGCCCCGAATGCGGCGGTCCTCTCACCCACGAGGCGGGGTGCATGGTGTGCAAGTTCTGCGGGTACTCCAAGTGTGGGTGA
- a CDS encoding AAA family ATPase — MPARAFVPRPVVKDDAVFSFNYVPPSLPHREKQLATLHSLFAPVLRSGVPQTAFITGHVGTGKTVLARTFCKELEAGATGTGRSLVAEMVNCRNRDSPPEILHHLITSRFQEHLQERGFSVPQLLNILRGKLQKGRTHLVVVLDEVNALIRRSGPGLIYNLCRIDEDTGAQGSVSVVLISQMTAWELLHTDPAIASTFKQSNTITLPPYNADELTDILRMRAELGLHAGTWTMDVVRLAAELAASEGGDARRAIEVLEASARRAEQEGLDRIPPDFVEAAAAAQYGGLPLERLDGLEHQALLVALGIARASRKKAFITTGEAESAYKVVCEERGVTPLGHTQLWKYIRLLESHGIIDTAVEREGGSGTTTRILLHDITGAGLEKMLGFYLDGKRRSSGR, encoded by the coding sequence ATGCCCGCACGAGCCTTCGTTCCCCGGCCTGTGGTGAAGGACGACGCGGTCTTCAGCTTCAACTACGTACCCCCGTCCCTCCCGCACAGAGAGAAGCAGCTAGCCACCCTTCACTCCCTCTTCGCACCGGTACTGAGGTCTGGCGTCCCCCAGACCGCATTCATTACCGGGCACGTTGGAACCGGCAAAACGGTCCTGGCCAGAACCTTCTGCAAGGAACTTGAGGCCGGGGCCACCGGGACCGGTAGGAGCCTAGTCGCGGAGATGGTAAACTGCCGCAACCGTGATTCTCCTCCTGAGATTCTCCACCACCTTATTACCTCGAGGTTTCAGGAGCATCTTCAGGAGAGGGGATTCAGCGTCCCCCAGCTCCTCAACATCCTAAGGGGGAAGCTCCAGAAGGGCCGGACCCACCTCGTGGTCGTGCTGGACGAAGTCAACGCCCTTATCCGGAGGTCGGGCCCCGGCCTCATCTACAACCTCTGCAGAATCGATGAGGACACGGGCGCACAGGGGAGCGTTTCCGTTGTGCTCATATCCCAGATGACCGCCTGGGAGCTCCTCCACACCGACCCAGCCATCGCCTCAACCTTCAAGCAGAGCAACACCATCACCCTCCCGCCCTACAACGCGGATGAGCTGACCGATATATTGAGGATGAGGGCGGAGCTCGGTCTCCACGCGGGGACTTGGACGATGGACGTCGTCAGACTAGCGGCGGAGCTTGCAGCCTCGGAGGGTGGAGACGCCAGGCGCGCGATAGAGGTGCTCGAGGCCTCAGCCAGAAGGGCGGAGCAAGAGGGCCTCGACAGAATTCCTCCAGACTTCGTCGAGGCGGCGGCGGCCGCCCAGTACGGCGGCCTCCCTCTCGAGAGGCTCGACGGCCTCGAGCACCAGGCTCTGCTTGTGGCCCTGGGCATCGCTCGCGCGAGCCGGAAAAAAGCCTTCATCACCACCGGAGAGGCGGAGAGTGCGTATAAAGTTGTCTGCGAGGAGCGGGGGGTGACGCCCCTGGGCCACACCCAGCTCTGGAAGTACATCCGGCTGCTCGAGAGCCACGGAATAATAGATACCGCTGTGGAGAGGGAGGGGGGCTCCGGGACAACGACCAGAATTCTCCTGCATGACATCACTGGAGCTGGCCTAGAAAAGATGCTCGGCTTCTACCTGGACGGTAAGAGAAGATCCTCGGGGAGGTAA